The following DNA comes from Hahella chejuensis KCTC 2396.
CCTCGATATTTTCCAGGTCTTTTAGCAGGTATAGCTGCTGGTATAACTGTTCATCCGTCGCGGTATACACGCCTGACAGGAGGTTGCGCGTGGCGTCGCATACCCACTGCGATGCGGCGCCGACTGCCAGGCCATCAGCATCTGTGCGGTTCTTTAAATCAAGTTCGTAGATGGAGGTCGGTGCAGCGCCCGGTGCGCCGGCCATGCCGAGCAGCATGCAGGGCGACTGTACCGGTTCCGCAAAAAAGCAGTGAACGTGGTCATTGAAAATATGTTTCAGGCCATAGGTAATCCCGCCTGGCGCCCCGCCCACGCCGGCGGGCAGATACACAAACAGAGGATGGTCGGCGTCCACCTTAATGTTCAGAGCTTCCAGCTGCGCCTGAAGGCGTTTGGCTGCGACAGCGTAGCCCATGAAAAGGTTCGGGGATCTTTCATCATCGACAAAATAACCGCACGGATCGGCAATAGTCTCAAGGCGTCCGGCCTCAAGCGCCGCGCCATAATCGGCGTCATGCTCAACCACCCGCACTCCACGTTTTCTAAGGCGCTCCATTTTCCATTCTTTAGCATCTGATGACATATGGACTACGGTTTTGAAGCCCAGCGCAGAGCCTATGACGCCGATGCTCAGGCCCAGATTGCCTGTGCTGCCAACCGTGATGGTGTGCTTTGAAAACAGGTCACGAGCTGATTGTGATGCGAGCGTACAGTAGTCGCTGTCTACGTCCTTAAGCACGCCGTGCGTCAAAGCCAGGGATTCAGCAAAACAAAGCACTTCATGAATGCCGCCGCGAGCCTTGACTGAGCCTGCTACCGGCAAGTCATGATCCGCTTTCAGGAACAGCAAACCACCCACTGGATTGATCCTGTTGTTAAGCCGGTCCGCTTGTATCAGAGAAGACTCAATCAGTCCGTGGCTGGGTTCCAGCTCGGGGAACAGTCTCTGTAGCAGTGGTGCAAATCGTTTAAGGCGGGCTTCCGCCGCGTAGAGTGCATCGACGTTTGGTGTGGCGGGGGCTGAAGCCGGATTTTGATAATTCCTGTTTAGCCATACTATAGGTTGGCTGCTCTGAATGGCTTTAAGTTCGTCTTGGGCGATACTGAGGGGATTCATTGTTTATCCATGCTTGCTGACATTTGTATGATTAACATGGCAGTATCATCGCCATGTTAATCATCAGAAAGCAAACGATAGAAATTCAACAGCTGTTTAGTATCGCTAAACACAAACGGGAAGGTTGAGGATGTCAGGACTGGGGGCGCGGACTTTTTCCACGCTGATCTATTTTGAGGCCTGTGGCAGGCTGTTAAGCTTTTCTGAGGCCGCTCGGGAACTTTATGTCACGACGGGCGCGGTGAGCCAGCAAATTCGCAAACTGGAAGAACAGCTGGGAATCAAGCTGTTTGAGCGTCGCCCGTCAGGTATCCGATTAACGGCTAAAGGCAGCGAGTTATTGACCGTGACGAGGCAATCGATTGACGCCATCAGGCTGACCGTTGATCGTCTGCAGACGAGTACCAATGATTCCGCCGTCAGACTTACCTCTACGCCGTCGTTTGTTTTTAAATGGCTGATTCCAATGCTCAAAGAGTTCAATCTCAGCCATCCCGATATAAAGATTGAAACTTATGCGGAAGCTGCGCTGCTTAATCTGAGTACCGCTAGCTTTGACCTGGCCATCGATTACAGCGCAGGCGAGTATCAGAACTTTGATGCGACGCTGTTGGTGGAGGAAATCCTGCTGCCGGTCATCAGCCCTGAGTATATGAAGGGCGCAAACTGGCAAGACCCCAACATCTGGGATAGCGTCTCGTTGTTACATGATGCGATGCCCTGGCCGGATTCTCCCCGGGACGCAGAATGGCGCTACTGGCTGGACCAGTCAGGACTGCCTGACGCGCCCAGCCAGCAGGGACATTACTTTAACCGTTCTGATATGGCCATCGCTGCAGCTGACGCAGGCCTTGGAGTAGCGCTTGCGCGCGGTTCGCTGGTAAAAGAAGAGCTGGCCAACGGTCGTCTCATCGCACCGCTTCCTGCAATGCCTTCCTGTTGCAACTACTACCTCATCACCCACAAAGGCAAAGCGGTCAGCCGTAACGTCAGCGAGCTGAAAGACTGGCTGCTGAGCAAAGCGTAAACGCCGCACCCATGCCAAACTGAACCATAGACATAGGGGAAAACGTAGGCGCTTCATTGCATTCGTATGCCTGATTAATAGACGTAGCGGCAAGCTTTTGCGCTCCTAAGTACGCTGTTTGGTAAATTGATGTTTCTTGGGGATACAACAGTTAAGACCCGTTCGCCCTGAGCCTGTCGAAGGGGCTGAGTATCGCCCCCTACCTGGCGGTATAACTACTCCAGGATGAAACCAGCTTCCATTGAGAGGGGGAATTGGGGCTGGCGCTCTGGAAAGCCCTTCGACAGGCTCAGGGCGAACGGGAGCTGCACTTATGATTTGTTACGCAGTTTTATTAATATGGCAATGATATTGGCATGTTAATAACCAGGCGCATGGATGCGCCTGCGCGGCGGCCAGCCGCGGGAGACAGGGCCTGACATGTGCAGGCCCTGTCGTTGCAGACAAATAGAAGGAAGCTATTTGACTGCCTGATTAATAGTCTTTCATGGGGAAGCACGCGATGTGAGTGCGGGTCTGGTCGGCATGAGGTTACCGGTCTGGAAAAAGTGCGAGTTTACTTTTCTCCGAACCCGTTGCGCTCCGTGGATGGTAGACCGTTGAAGGCGGAGCGTATGCGCGAAACTCTCATCTATAAGGCGTCTGGCGGGCAAGTGCGATACCTGATTTGCCGAGCGCGCAGCTGCAATGACGATGGCGTCGGGGCGGGTTTTAAGCACAAGTTTCGATAGACTAAACTGTTCGGACCCCGGCCTTGACGTAACCAGCGTCCACTTCTACATTCCAAACATACCCTCCGAGGACATTTCGCGACCTCTCATGGAACAGATACTGCTCGCCCGCCAACCTATTGTCGACGCATCGCTGGAAGTGGTGGGATACGAGTTGCTGTTTCGCTCCAATGACCCCGCCGCGGGTCCGATATTGGATGGTGATAAGGCCACTTCCGTGGTGTTGCTGAACGCGTTTACCGAGAAAAGTATCCAGGACGTTACGTCCGGTCACTTGGCGTTCGTTAACTTCACTGAGCAGTTGTTGATGGAGCCGCCGCCGTTTCCGAAAGATCTATTGGTGATCGAAGTGTTGGAGTCTGTCGAGCCCACCAGGGAAATCTGTGAAGCCCTGGCGCGCCTGGCCAAACGCGGTTACACCATCGCTCTGGACGACTACGATCTGCATAGCAAACAGGAAGTGCTGCTGGAGTATGCCTCTATCGTAAAACTGGAGTTTCCGGCGATTGATAAGGGCGCGTTTAAAGGCTTGGTGGACAAGATCCGTAGACGCAAGAAAGTGCGCTTGCTGGCGGAAAAAATTGAAACCCATGAGGACTTCGAATTCTGCCTCAATAACGGCTGTGACCTGTTTCACGGGTATTTCTTCAGTAAGCCGGAGATCGTCACCGGCCGCAAAATGCCTCAGAGCAAGCTGGCGGTGCTACGGTTGATCGCCATGGTGCAGAACCCGGACGCTTCTTTCGATCAGATCGTGAAAACCATCGTCAGCGATCCGCCCCTGAGCGTCAAACTGCTGCAACTGATCAACTCCATTTCATTTCGGCGTCCGCAGCCCATTGACTCCATCCACAAGGCGGCGGTGCTGCTGGGATTGGAGCAGTTGCGAGCCTGGGTGATGCTGCTGGCGCTGTCAGGCATTGAAGACAAACCGAAGGCGCTGATTGTGATCGCGCTGATTCGCGCGCGCATGTGCGAGCAGATTGCGGCGACCATCGAGCCTGAGAAACGCGACACCTATTTCACCATCGGTTTGTTTTCTACGCTGGATGCGTTTCTTGATCGCACTATCGAAGAAATACTCAGCAAGCTTCCGCTGTCCGCCATGGTGCTGGACGCTTTGCTCCGAGGTGAGGGTAGGGCCGGGCTGGCTCTGAGAACAGTGCGTTTATACGAGCGCTGCGACATGCAGAACATTCCCTGGGCGCAGTTGGAAGAGCTGGGCTTGAACGGCCCCGCCATTAGCAAGCTCTACCGCGACAGCATCGTATGGGCGGACGAACGCTCCAGTCTGAAGTCCTAGCGTTCGTGGACGCCGAGTTGCCGACGGAATCAGCAGGAATTCGCCTTTCGCCACCTGCTTTTCTACCCAAGACAGTATTTTCTCCTTTAGATAAACTGCCCGGTTCTGGGCGCTCACTCCTTTAAAAATAATCGCCCACCAAGCCCGAAAACGCTGATGAGAAGGTATTTAACAATATCGACGCGCGTCGCCGTATGCCCGCGCAGGGCTATGGCGCCGCACGCAACGGGATCTGAAAGGAATATCGGATTTAATTGATTGGTCGGAGACCCAATATGCGTAAATATCTTTGCAGCGCCGGGGTGGCGCTGTTTCCCTGTTTATTGTCGCTGTCATCCGGGGCCTGGGCGGCGTCGGAAGCGCCACCAGTGAAGGCGGTGCTGGTGAAATACAAAAGCGAGGCCCTTGCGCGCGGCTTCACTCGCGCAGCGCCGCTGGCGGGCGTCAGAGCAGCTGATCCGGTTACCCGGGATGGCGCTTTGGTGCGTTACGACCTTAACGGCATGACGCCGGAGGCGGCGGTGGCGCATTTCGCCGCCGATCCGGCAGTGGCTTACGCGGAGCCGGATTATCCTTTGCGTATGGACGCAAGCCCGAATGACCCTGATCTGGAAAAACAATGGGCGTTATTCAACGTGGATGATCGCGGCAACGACGTTCGCGCTCTGGACGCCTGGAACCTGCAAACCGGCGACTCCCATGTATTGCTGGGCATGATCGACAGCGGCGTGGATTATCGTCACGAAGACTTGCAGGACAACCTGTGGATCAACCCCCGCGAAATTCCCAACAATGGCCGCGATGACGATGGCAATGGCTACGTGGACGACATCTACGGCGTCAATGTGGTGAACCGCTCTGGCGATCCGATGGACGCCAATAAGCACGGCACCCATGTCGCGGGCATCATGGCTGCAGTGGGAAACAACGGGCTGGGCGGCGTCGGCGTCAACTGGCGCGGGAGTCTGGTCACCTGCGCATTCATTGATGAGGATGGATTCGGTTACACCTCCGACGCCATCGCCTGCATGGATTATATGGTGGACCTCAAGGGTCGCGGCGAAGCGCTGGCGGCCATCAATAACAGCTGGGGCGGCGGCGCGCCGGGACAGGCGATGGAGGAAGCCGTTCGCCGGGTGGAGGCCGCAGGCGTACTGATGGTGTTCTCCGCCGGCAACGACGGACGCAACAATGATCACTACGGGCACTTTCCCTCCAACTACGACAATCCCGCCATCGTCGCCGTGGCCAGCACGGATCGGGAAGGGGAGTTGTCCGGCTTTTCCAATTACGGGCTGGAGAAAGTGCATATCGCGGCGCCGGGCTCGGATATCTATTCTACCTTGCCCAATCACGCATACGGCTCCCTCAGCGGCACGTCTATGGCGGCGCCGATGATTACCGGAACCCTGGGGTTGATGGCGGCGCATAACCCGGAGCTGGACGCTCAAGCGCTTAAACAGGCGTTGCTGGATGGCGCCGACCGGATTGCGGCGCTGCAAGGCAAGATTCCCGATGGACGCCGACTAAATCTGGAAAAAGCCCTGCTGGCGGCGGATGATCGACCGGGCTTTCGCATCGCGCCGGAAACGGACGTGGTGGATATTCCCCAGGGCGAGATGCGTTCGCTGACCGCGCGGTTGCAGCCTTTGTTCGACTGGCGCGGAATGGCGGACCTGTCCGTCTCGCAGCCTCAGGCTGGCGTCTATGTGCAGCTTCCCCGCGCCTTGCAAGCCAACGAAAGCGGCGATCTGACCTTTAGCGTCGGCGCGGAGACGCCGGTGGGACGTTATTTCGTTGAACTCAAAGGCGTGGAAAGCGACAAGGGGAGCCAGCCCTTCAAAAGCGCCAAGCGCATCACCGTCAATGTGCTGCCGCAAGGAACGCGGGACTTTGATTACGCCAACGGCGAAGCGACGCCGATTCCGGACCATCATTCCCGTGGATTGTGGAGCCCGATGCTGGTGAATGAAAACCTGAACCTGTGGGACGCCGCAGTGAGTCTGGATATCTCTCATCCCTGGCGCGGCGACTTGCAGGTCAATCTGCTGTCGCCGGATGGACAGAGCTTTCGTTTGCGGGAGCGGGGCGGTCTGACGGAAGACGACCTTGTGCGCTCATACCGCTTGCCGCAAATGCGTAATATTCCCTCGCAGGGGCTGTGGTTTCTGCAGGTGATCGACGCCTCGCCGTTTCAGGAAGGCGTGCTCAATCATTGGGAAATGCGCTTGCGCGGTCAGCCGCAGGATGGGGCGCAGTTGCATGAGCTGACGTTGAGCACGGGAGACGTCACCCTTCCCAAAGGCGAGATCACGGAAATCACGCTGCCACAGCATGCGGTGGGCAAAATCAAAGGCGTTGCGGTGGATCTCGCCATCAGCGGCGCCTGGCTGGGCGAATACACCGTCACTCTGACATCGCCGGCGGGTACGGAATACGTGCTCCACGACAAAAACGGCAGCTTCAACGACTACGACCTGCAACTGGCGGATCATTTCATTACGGATTTCCATGACGAAAACGCCGCCGGCGCCTGGAAAATTCAGGTGGCGCGCATTGGCTTGGACGACAAAGCGCTGCTGCGCCATGGCGCCATCAAGCTCTATATCGCGCCTGACTGATGGCGCTTTCGCAGTGATCGCCAAGCCGCCTTAATTGGCGGCTTCGGGCTCTCCGTAATGAAACTTCATGTATTCGCAATCCCAGGAGGGATCGCTCAGGACGAGCCTGACCTGATCGCGGCTGAATAGATACATGTTACCCTGATAGTTCTTTTTAAATGCTTCATAGCCCATATCGACGCTCTGCGCCAAAGCAGCTCTGAATTCCCTGGATTTGACCACATCGGAAATTTTATCGCCCAACTGGGTTCGATACTCTTCGAGACTCATTGAGTCGACGTCAGGCCAATATTTGGGATTATGGATTTCGCAAAATGCTGCTGCTTGGGCTCTTAGCTCTTCCATATTAGAGCCAGGGTGGCTACACCCTAATAAAGCTATTGAAACTAAAAAAAAGAAATGTCTTTTCATTATTTTACTCTGAATAAAAACTCTTTGAATGCAAGTTCTATGTTGTTTAAACTATTTAAAAATTCATTTGGATTTACCACGATCTCATCGAGGATTAGCTGTGTTTCTCTATCTGAAATACTGATTCCTGAATTTTGAAAAAGCTCTACTACTTTCGCAGTTGCTTGCTTTTTTTGCTCTTTGTTTGATATGTCTAAATTTCGCAGATCATTGATAATTTTAATGTATCTTTCATTTATTTCTACAGAAAGAGCTTTGGGGAATTTCAAAAAAGAGTTTACTATGCCTTGTATTAGAACAACAGAAATAACTGACCAGCCACTGAATTTTTGAGGAGCCTTATCATATTCTCCCATTAAAATGCCAACGACATTGCCTTGCACGGCCTCATCATTAATAATGGCCCTTGGAATTCTCTGAAGAGTATCTTTTAAGCCATCTCTTCTTTCGGATACCATAAAGTTGAGGAGTACTATTCTAAAAGTTGGTGCAAAACTAGCCATTCTATCAAGTTCTAATCCTAGACTTTTTGTTAAAGTGATATAGGCGTACACTAAATGCTGGTTCTGAGCCAAGGAATATGCCGTAGATGACCCTGCAGATGCTAAAAGGCCTGCAATACCTAATGTTGAAATATACCCCATCATTACGTACATTTCATATTTCACTAAAGTTTTTATAGGCTTTGTCGTCTCATATAACTTCTGATGAAGGAGTGCTAAATCCGTATCATAAATAAACTCATCGTGCCTTTGGATAAATATGCGGTTGTGGACGGATTTGTCCTCTGGAGATATTTGTAGGAATATTACGGTGGTGCAGCCCACCTCAATAATTAACCTTTCTCCTTTAACGTCTTTATAAAATCTTTTGCTTTTTAATACTATTTCTTTTTTGGGGAGTAATGGGCTTCTTATCGTTATTCCTGACTCAAACTTTGAATCCAAAGGTAGATAAGTTCCAACTCTTAGAGTGATATCTAGTTTTCTCTCAACAGGCGAAACTCGATCGTTACAAGCAAATAATTTTTCCATGGAATACTCTTTTAGGTTTTTATAAATGTCATTTTTAGCAGGGGCGCTACCAATCCGATTGGCTACTTTTGACTTTGAGAGGAGGTAAAAAATCTGTAAAATTAGATTTCATGGGCCCAGCTCTCGTCAATAGGTTAAATGGATGGTTTGATGAAAAGGAAATAATGTGTCTTTTAACGTAGGTATAAAAAAGAATATTGAATCGTAAGGGGAAGCACTATGGCTTCATTTCTCAAAAAGCCCCGTGTCATCTACACGACAGTGTAGGGTTTGTCATTCACCTATACTCCTCGTTAAACCCATAAAAACAATACACGGACGCTTGGTGTCGACGCCAGCGTCCGATAACGGGAGAAACGGGATGAAGACACTGTCCGAGCACTTGACTCAGTATGCGGCTTATCATCGTGATCGCCGCAATATCGCCACCCACTTTATCGGCATTCCCATGATTGTGCTGTCCATTGCGACGCTGCTGTCACGACCGGGCTTTGAGCTGTTCGGCGTCGGGATCACACCTGCGACGGTCGTGGTGATCGCCTCTCTGGTTTTCTATTTGTTGCTGGACGTCGCCTTCGCGATTTTGATGGCGGTCCTGTATGGATTCGCGCTGTGGGGCGGAGCGGCGCTGGCTGCGCAGTCACAAGCTGTGTGGTTGAGTGCGGGAATTGGTTTATTTGTCGTGGGCTGGGTGTTTCAGTTCGTTGGTCATTACTATGAAGGGCGCAAACCCGCGTTTGTGGACGATCTGACTGGTTTGATCATCGGACCGCTTTTCGTCGCGGCGGAAGCCTGTTTCTACTTCGGTTTGCGGCGGGAAGTTCTGCTCACTATCGAAGAAAAAGTCGGACCGACGCTAATACGCGACATGAATGCGACCCATACCGACCGCAAGCGTTTGCATGAATCTTGATCTGGTCGCCCATTGAGCAAAAAACTGATATCCCTCTCACAGATTTGTAACTGGTGAAGGATTAACCCAAAAAGCCCATTGCCCCCGGGCTTTTTTTTAGGCAATTTATGAAAGCGTTTTCATTAACGGAAATCATAGAATTACAAAGGGGGTAATCATGGCGTTTGTACAGGACAACAAGGAATCACCACGGCGTTACACCGCCAGGGCCGGGCTGTTTATGTTGTCGGCGCTGTCCGCGGCCATGGCGCAGGCGGATGTCGGCGCGTTGTTGTGGGAAGAAGATTTTGACTCGTTGAATCCCTCCGTCTGGAATGTTGACGAGGGTGACGGCTGTCCGAGCCTGTGCGGCTGGGGCAACCAGGAATTGCAGTGGTACGCGAAGGACAACTTATCCATCGAAGAGATTCCCGCAGAGCCGGGCAATCATGCGCTGGTGATTGAGGCCCGTCGCCAGGACGTAGGCGGCAAAGCCTTTACGTCAGGCAAAATCACCACTAAAGACGCCGTCTCCGTTCGC
Coding sequences within:
- a CDS encoding D-serine ammonia-lyase, with protein sequence MNPLSIAQDELKAIQSSQPIVWLNRNYQNPASAPATPNVDALYAAEARLKRFAPLLQRLFPELEPSHGLIESSLIQADRLNNRINPVGGLLFLKADHDLPVAGSVKARGGIHEVLCFAESLALTHGVLKDVDSDYCTLASQSARDLFSKHTITVGSTGNLGLSIGVIGSALGFKTVVHMSSDAKEWKMERLRKRGVRVVEHDADYGAALEAGRLETIADPCGYFVDDERSPNLFMGYAVAAKRLQAQLEALNIKVDADHPLFVYLPAGVGGAPGGITYGLKHIFNDHVHCFFAEPVQSPCMLLGMAGAPGAAPTSIYELDLKNRTDADGLAVGAASQWVCDATRNLLSGVYTATDEQLYQQLYLLKDLENIEVEPSAAIGCLGPAMLTSEAGQKYLDSHRLSHRMENSVHIPWLTGGSFVPDEEYQRYLAKAVNVST
- a CDS encoding LysR substrate-binding domain-containing protein is translated as MSGLGARTFSTLIYFEACGRLLSFSEAARELYVTTGAVSQQIRKLEEQLGIKLFERRPSGIRLTAKGSELLTVTRQSIDAIRLTVDRLQTSTNDSAVRLTSTPSFVFKWLIPMLKEFNLSHPDIKIETYAEAALLNLSTASFDLAIDYSAGEYQNFDATLLVEEILLPVISPEYMKGANWQDPNIWDSVSLLHDAMPWPDSPRDAEWRYWLDQSGLPDAPSQQGHYFNRSDMAIAAADAGLGVALARGSLVKEELANGRLIAPLPAMPSCCNYYLITHKGKAVSRNVSELKDWLLSKA
- a CDS encoding EAL and HDOD domain-containing protein; the encoded protein is MEQILLARQPIVDASLEVVGYELLFRSNDPAAGPILDGDKATSVVLLNAFTEKSIQDVTSGHLAFVNFTEQLLMEPPPFPKDLLVIEVLESVEPTREICEALARLAKRGYTIALDDYDLHSKQEVLLEYASIVKLEFPAIDKGAFKGLVDKIRRRKKVRLLAEKIETHEDFEFCLNNGCDLFHGYFFSKPEIVTGRKMPQSKLAVLRLIAMVQNPDASFDQIVKTIVSDPPLSVKLLQLINSISFRRPQPIDSIHKAAVLLGLEQLRAWVMLLALSGIEDKPKALIVIALIRARMCEQIAATIEPEKRDTYFTIGLFSTLDAFLDRTIEEILSKLPLSAMVLDALLRGEGRAGLALRTVRLYERCDMQNIPWAQLEELGLNGPAISKLYRDSIVWADERSSLKS
- a CDS encoding S8 family serine peptidase → MRKYLCSAGVALFPCLLSLSSGAWAASEAPPVKAVLVKYKSEALARGFTRAAPLAGVRAADPVTRDGALVRYDLNGMTPEAAVAHFAADPAVAYAEPDYPLRMDASPNDPDLEKQWALFNVDDRGNDVRALDAWNLQTGDSHVLLGMIDSGVDYRHEDLQDNLWINPREIPNNGRDDDGNGYVDDIYGVNVVNRSGDPMDANKHGTHVAGIMAAVGNNGLGGVGVNWRGSLVTCAFIDEDGFGYTSDAIACMDYMVDLKGRGEALAAINNSWGGGAPGQAMEEAVRRVEAAGVLMVFSAGNDGRNNDHYGHFPSNYDNPAIVAVASTDREGELSGFSNYGLEKVHIAAPGSDIYSTLPNHAYGSLSGTSMAAPMITGTLGLMAAHNPELDAQALKQALLDGADRIAALQGKIPDGRRLNLEKALLAADDRPGFRIAPETDVVDIPQGEMRSLTARLQPLFDWRGMADLSVSQPQAGVYVQLPRALQANESGDLTFSVGAETPVGRYFVELKGVESDKGSQPFKSAKRITVNVLPQGTRDFDYANGEATPIPDHHSRGLWSPMLVNENLNLWDAAVSLDISHPWRGDLQVNLLSPDGQSFRLRERGGLTEDDLVRSYRLPQMRNIPSQGLWFLQVIDASPFQEGVLNHWEMRLRGQPQDGAQLHELTLSTGDVTLPKGEITEITLPQHAVGKIKGVAVDLAISGAWLGEYTVTLTSPAGTEYVLHDKNGSFNDYDLQLADHFITDFHDENAAGAWKIQVARIGLDDKALLRHGAIKLYIAPD
- a CDS encoding DUF962 domain-containing protein codes for the protein MKTLSEHLTQYAAYHRDRRNIATHFIGIPMIVLSIATLLSRPGFELFGVGITPATVVVIASLVFYLLLDVAFAILMAVLYGFALWGGAALAAQSQAVWLSAGIGLFVVGWVFQFVGHYYEGRKPAFVDDLTGLIIGPLFVAAEACFYFGLRREVLLTIEEKVGPTLIRDMNATHTDRKRLHES